A single Rhodothermales bacterium DNA region contains:
- a CDS encoding CRTAC1 family protein, which produces MRLIPLVFALFLAACSSPDPVSVPDAYEIRLTNVSVEAGLGAFRHVNGAEGDMWFPETMGAGGGFVDLDQDGHLDVVLVAGAPWVGVSEAPLRVFRNAGDGTFARQQDWEPSGLAGYGMGIAAGDIDGDGDADLIYTSLGRDALLRNDEGVLVDVTASSGMPGEEAWSSAAAFLDADGDGHLDLYVARYVAWTPETDIYCSQDGQNKGYCTPELYPGVSGRFYRNAGDGTFEDRTEAAGFAGATGKTLGALVLDYNRDGHQDLMLANDTEPDELYLNQGDGTFREIGVISGIAFDERGRARAGMGVEAGVVDDTGEETVFVGNFSSEMIGVYRHMGNDVFLDRAAASRIGQPSLLTLTFGLALADLDLDGDLDLFAGNGHVQPHIETVKENVRFRQSPQIFRNRGDGTFEDLGFEVEGGWLARAVAWGDYDNDGDPDLLVTENDGAVHLLRNDSRSGASLTVSGVGVGSVVEVWTEGRRQLRFVRSGGSYLAQNQLDPVFGLDDAQTADSVVVRRPDGAVQRWADVAAGRLEAGS; this is translated from the coding sequence ATGCGTCTGATTCCCCTCGTTTTCGCGCTTTTCCTGGCCGCTTGCTCATCCCCCGATCCCGTGAGTGTGCCGGATGCCTATGAGATCCGTTTGACAAACGTCTCCGTGGAGGCCGGTCTTGGGGCCTTCCGCCATGTCAATGGGGCGGAGGGAGACATGTGGTTTCCCGAGACGATGGGGGCCGGCGGCGGTTTTGTGGACCTGGACCAGGACGGCCACCTGGATGTCGTGCTGGTTGCCGGCGCGCCGTGGGTCGGCGTCTCCGAGGCGCCGCTTCGGGTGTTTCGCAATGCGGGCGACGGCACGTTTGCTCGCCAGCAGGACTGGGAGCCGTCCGGGCTGGCCGGATACGGCATGGGAATCGCCGCCGGCGACATCGACGGTGACGGGGACGCGGACCTGATTTACACCTCTCTCGGCCGGGACGCCCTGCTGCGCAATGACGAAGGCGTGCTGGTCGACGTCACGGCATCATCCGGAATGCCAGGGGAAGAGGCCTGGAGTTCGGCTGCCGCGTTCCTCGATGCCGACGGGGACGGCCACCTGGACCTCTATGTGGCTCGTTACGTCGCCTGGACACCGGAAACCGACATCTACTGCAGCCAGGACGGGCAGAACAAGGGCTACTGCACGCCGGAACTGTACCCGGGCGTCTCAGGCCGCTTCTATCGGAATGCGGGCGATGGCACGTTTGAGGATCGCACCGAGGCCGCCGGATTTGCGGGGGCCACCGGCAAGACGCTCGGTGCCCTCGTTCTTGACTACAACCGGGACGGACATCAGGACCTCATGCTGGCCAACGACACCGAGCCCGACGAACTCTACCTCAATCAGGGAGACGGCACGTTCAGGGAGATCGGGGTTATCTCTGGCATCGCGTTTGACGAGCGCGGACGGGCCCGCGCGGGCATGGGGGTCGAAGCGGGTGTGGTAGACGACACCGGAGAGGAAACGGTATTCGTCGGCAACTTCTCCTCCGAGATGATCGGCGTCTACCGCCACATGGGGAATGACGTGTTCCTGGATCGCGCCGCGGCATCGCGCATCGGTCAGCCGTCGCTCCTGACGCTGACGTTCGGTCTGGCGCTGGCAGACCTGGACCTGGACGGAGACCTGGATCTGTTCGCGGGTAACGGCCACGTGCAGCCGCACATCGAGACGGTGAAGGAAAACGTGCGCTTCCGGCAGAGCCCGCAGATCTTCCGGAATCGCGGCGACGGCACGTTCGAGGATCTCGGATTCGAGGTGGAGGGTGGATGGCTGGCCCGAGCGGTGGCCTGGGGCGACTACGACAACGACGGTGATCCCGACCTTCTCGTAACCGAGAACGATGGCGCGGTGCACCTCTTGCGCAACGATTCCCGATCCGGGGCCAGTCTGACGGTCTCCGGCGTCGGCGTCGGCTCGGTCGTGGAAGTCTGGACGGAGGGCCGTCGCCAGCTACGCTTTGTGCGCAGTGGGGGCAGCTATCTGGCGCAGAATCAGCTGGATCCCGTGTTCGGTCTGGATGATGCGCAAACGGCCGATTCGGTCGTGGTGCGCCGGCCTGACGGGGCGGTGCAGCGCTGGGCAGACGTGGCTGCAGGCCGACTGGAGGCTGGTAGCTAG